In a single window of the Trichoderma breve strain T069 chromosome 6, whole genome shotgun sequence genome:
- a CDS encoding fungal zn(2)-Cys(6) binuclear cluster domain-containing protein: MESHNTSRADLRHKRRVSCIICAKGKRRCSRQIPSCTRCAEKGLVCRYPAPRISYVPPVELVFSSDGPPTVYQDLRGSTGNSAGSSTSSATINGNYHEELLVDSTNKNRNHFTQDSISFLTESRSITTGGEPTLAPHLSNPWFLSPSSWVITDNADSVRPRGCFNEEALRQFPEHAMAWLKQWSVKGHCPFIHLNQQKTFNGFPDCLQDAYTVTAAYTNSTPATKQLALRILQSRAAQLVSNFKDARSLEDLVFGPMTALSRLQALLVYTIVGLFDGDIRARGQAESNLDVITLWATELWERTVLDISHGRVAEDNPSTAANHPPDTESCKQPGMTQGVVDATAPLSMDQTISTTKYDYMGLLMDGTVYSAWQSWTFAESIRRTCLTAGITRSVFRVLQKGWSDCPGGIIFTAANGLWDAPDPHIWMKRVSSSGFLPIRHTELETLVDQTDRSKVDEFSQTIVIISFGLERYAQWGADSNQQETMSADSQKLVA, encoded by the coding sequence ATGGAGTCGCATAACACATCCCGGGCGGACCTTCGGCACAAGAGGCGAGTCTCCTGCATTATCTGTGCCAAGGGTAAGCGGAGATGCTCCCGCCAGATCCCATCGTGCACCCGTTGCGCCGAGAAAGGCCTTGTCTGTCGATATCCTGCTCCTCGCATCTCCTATGTTCCTCCTGTCGAActcgtcttctcttctgATGGCCCGCCGACGGTGTATCAGGACCTGCGCGGATCCACCGGCAACTCTGCCGGTTCCAGTACTTCAAGTGCTACAATTAACGGCAATTACCATGAGGAGCTCCTCGTAGATAGTACTAACAAAAATAGGAACCATTTCACCCAGGACTCCATTTCATTCTTGACTGAATCCCGTTCTATTACCACTGGAGGTGAACCTACATTGGCTCCTCATCTATCTAACCCGTGGTTTCTATCGCCAAGCTCCTGGGTTATTACAGACAATGCCGACTCCGTCCGACCTCGCGGATGTTTCAACGAGGAGGCACTTCGACAGTTTCCGGAGCATGCTATGGCTTGGCTAAAACAGTGGTCTGTAAAAGGCCATTGCCCTTTCATTCACTTGAACCAGCAGAAGACTTTCAACGGCTTCCCAGACTGCCTGCAAGATGCTTACACCGTTACCGCCGCATACACAAATTCCACGCCAGCAACAAAACAATTGGCCTTGCGTATTCTTCAAAGCCGCGCCGCACAGCTCGTCAGCAACTTTAAAGACGCACGATCCTTAGAGGACCTTGTCTTTGGTCCCATGACGGCCCTATCCCgccttcaagctcttctaGTATATACCATTGTAGGACTTTTCGACGGTGATATCCGCGCAAGGGGCCAGGCTGAAAGTAATCTCGATGTCATTACCTTGTGGGCAACGGAGCTCTGGGAGCGGACCGTGCTGGATATATCTCATGGTCGCGTGGCTGAAGACAACCCTAGCACTGCCGCCAATCACCCTCCGGACACGGAAAGTTGCAAGCAACCTGGAATGACGCAAGGGGTCGTGGATGCCACTGCGCCTCTGTCAATGGATCAGACCATTAGCACCACCAAGTACGACTACATGGGGCTTCTCATGGACGGAACAGTCTATTCTGCTTGGCAATCGTGGACATTTGCCGAATCGATACGCAGGACTTGTCTCACTGCTGGCATCACCCGCTCCGTATTTCGGGTCCTGCAGAAAGGGTGGTCCGATTGTCCTGGAGGCATAATCTTTACCGCAGCGAACGGACTGTGGGACGCACCAGATCCGCATATATGGATGAAGCGTGTTTCTTCGTCGGGGTTTTTGCCCATACGGCACACAGAATTGGAAACCTTAGTAGATCAGACAGATCGCTCCAAAGTGGATGAGTTTTCGCAAACCATTGTAATAATATCATTTGGGTTGGAGAGGTATGCACAATGGGGAGCTGATTCCAATCAACAGGAAACTATGTCTGCAGACTCACAGAAGTTAGTGGCATAA
- a CDS encoding phosphate transporter family domain-containing protein codes for MTLHQYDYIFAIGTLFAMLDAYNNGANDVANSWATSVSSRSISYRQAMIFGTVFEMLGAITVGARTADTIKNGIIPNSAFQGNAGVQMLAFTCALAAASSWVMWCTRHSAHVSSTYSLISAVAGVGVATVGASKVQWGWNDGKGLGAIFAGLGMAPAISGGFAAAIFLLIRFVVHVRKNPAPWAVYSSPFFFLVAATICTLSIVYKGSPNLGLGKKPAWYIAAVTMGTGGGVAILSAIFFVPFARAKILKKDYTIKWWMFILGPLLWNRPAPADAETAAVPDYAVVQHHKDGEHSSGNSVDESLDGEALKNDVDATTTPADAEKNISAVEAARPTYAELMAENQNRLNARLYKKRGPIGWAMRTLRDNPMGPGEIYEFKNIKILAIRIPAMITAGLLYGLYYDIHAAQTGTEGTPDGERMKRVYAAAQKFPNEVEHTYSFIQVLTACTASFAHGANDIGNSVGPWAVIYSAWKTGNAAAAKAPVPVWQLAVLSAMISIGLCTYGYNIMKVMGNKITYHSPSRGCSMEMGAAITVLVFSQYSLPVSTSMCITGATVGVGLCNGTFKAVNFQRVGLLLFSWIMTIPVAGTLGGVIMGLFLNAPHFLPAAASA; via the exons ATGACACTGCATCAGTATGACTAcatctttgccattggcACTCTGTTTGCCATGCTGGATGCCTACAACAACGGTGCCA ACGATGTTGCCAACTCTTGGGCCACCAGTGTCTCATCTAGGTCCATCTCCTACCGACAGGCCATGATCTTCGGTACCGTCTTCGAAATGCTCGGTGCCATCACTGTCGGTGCTCGAACGGCCGATACCATTAAGAACGGCATCATTCCCAACTCTGCCTTCCAGGGCAACGCCGGTGTCCAGATGCTCGCCTTCACTTgcgccctcgccgccgcttCCTCTTGGGTCATGTGGTGCACTCGTCACTCCGCTCACGTTTCTTCCACCTACTCCCTCAtctctgctgttgctggtgtcgGTGTTGCTACTGTTGGTGCTTCTAAGGTTCAATGGGGATGGAATGATGGCAAGGGTCTTGGTGCCATCTTCGCTGGCTTGGGAATGGCTCCGGCCATTTCTGGTGGTTTCGctgccgccatcttcctcctgATTCGCTTCGTCGTTCACGTCAGGAAGAACCCTGCACCCTGGGCCGTCTactcctctcccttcttcttcctagTTGCCGCCACCATCTGCACTCTGTCCATTGTCTACAAGGGTTCTCCCAACTTGGGTCTTGGTAAGAAGCCTGCGTGGTACATTGCCGCTGTCACCATGGGCACTGGCGGTGGTGTTGCGATTCTgtccgccatcttctttgttccttttgCTCGCGCCAAGATCCTGAAGAAGGACTACACCATCAAGTGGTGGATGTTCATCCTCGGACCTCTTCTGTGGAACCGCCCTGCTCCCGCTGATGCGGAAACCGCTGCTGTTCCCGACTACGCTGTTGTTCAGCACCACAAGGATGGCGAGCACTCTTCCGGCAACTCTGTTGATGAGTCTCTCGACGGTGAGGCCCTCAAAAATGATGTGGATGCTACGACAACTCccgccgatgccgagaagaacatctctgctgttgaggctgcCAGGCCCACCTACGCTGAGCTCATGGCTGAGAACCAGAACCGCCTCAATGCTAGATTAT ATAAGAAGCGTGGACCTATTGGCTGGGCTATGCGCACTCTCCGCGACAACCCGATGGGCCCTGGTGAGATTTACGAAttcaagaacatcaagaTCCTTGCTATCCGTATTCCCGCTATGATCACTGCCGGTCTTCTCTATGGCCTCTACTACGATATCCACGCTGCCCAGACCGGTACTGAGGGCACTCCCGATGGTGAACGTATGAAGCGTGTCTACGCCGCTGCCCAGAAGTTCCCCAACGAGGTCGAGCACACCTACTCTTTCATCCAGGTTTTGACTGCTTGCACTGCCTCTTTCGCTCACGGTGCCAACGATATCGGTAACTCTGTTGGTCCCTGGGCCGTCATCTACTCTGCCTGGAAGACTGGCaacgctgccgccgccaaggcccCCGTTCCCGTCTGGCAGTTGGCTGTCCTGTCTGCCATGATCTCCATCGGTCTCTGCACTTACGGCTACAACATCATGAAGG TCATGGGTAACAAGATCACCTACCACTCTCCTTCTCGTGGCTGCTCCATGGAGATGGGTGCTGCTATTACcgttctcgtcttctctcagTACTCTCTGCCCGTTTCCACATCCATGTGCATCACTGGTGCCACCGTTGGTGTTGGTCTCTGCAACGGCACCTTCAAGGCCGTCAACTTCCAGCGAGTTGGACTTTTGTTGTTCTCCTGGATCATGACCATCCCCGTTGCCGGTACCCTCGGTGGTGTGATAATGGGTCTCTTCCTCAACGCTCCCCATTTCCTTCCTGCCGCTGCTTCTGCGTAA
- a CDS encoding zinc-binding dehydrogenase domain-containing protein — protein sequence MANEALWLTGVGEAPKIGLADIHEPGEGEMLIQVKAIAVQPGEWKMQEGLIPIKLKYPTVIGLCASGIVEKTGPGVTRFKPEDRILFNSSGVLRNDSRFGAYQRYCLVPEKLASKISDVSFDEAANIATTYTAMSALVLHLGLNRPQIPSAPATGERILIWGVSSSLGVFATQLARLAGYEVVGVASGRHKQLAERSGVTHFVDRTSEDVVSAASALGPFKAVFAAADDAADQVKIGAILAALGGGSFLSTMGVRAGVELPANVTGHFAQYIDDYLDEKNSEFTEWFWWNFLENALAKKQLKSLPLTIIGGLDKTGEAWRILKHGENHGTRLVIVPDHKA from the exons ATGGCGAATGAGGCATTATGGTTAACTGGGGTTGGCGAGGCGCCAAAGATTGGACTGGCCGATATACACGAGCCTGGAGAAGGTGAGATGTTGATACAG GTTAAAGCTATAGCGGTTCAGCCTGGAGAGTGGAAAATGCAAGAGGGCCTCATTCCTATTAAGCTTAAATACCCAACTGTCATTGGCC TTTGCGCGTCTGGAATTGTTGAAAAGACTGGCCCTGGTGTTACTCGGTTCAAGCCAGAAGACCGCATTTTGTTCAATTCTTCTGGCGTTCTTCGAAATGACTCTCGTTTTGGCGCCTACCAGAGATACTGCCTTGTTCCTGAAAAATTAGCCTCAAAG ATAAGTGATGTATCATTTGACGAAGCCGCCAACATCGCTACAACCTATACGGCGATGAGTGCTCTAGTCCTTCATCTTGGCTTGAACAGGCCACAGATACCCAGTGCACCTGCCACTGGTGAAAGGATTCTCATTTGGGGAGTATCATCATCGCTAGGAGTGTTTGCAACTCAATTGGCTAGGCTAGCTGGTTACGAGGTTGTCGGTGTCGCTTCTGGCCGCCACAAGCAGCTTGCAGAGCGATCTGGTGTTACGCATTTTGTAGACCGCACCTCAGAGGATGTCGTCTCTGCAGCGTCTGCACTGGGCCCATTCAAGGCTgtttttgctgctgccgatgaTGCAGCGGACCAAGTCAAAATCGGAGCGATACTGGCAGCTCTGGGAGGAGGCTCATTTTTATCCACGATGGGTGTTCGGGCAGGAGTTGAACTGCCTGCAAACGTTACGGGTCATTTTGCCCAGTATATTGATGACTacttggatgagaagaatagTGAGTTCACGGAGTGGTTCTGGTGGAACTTTTTGGAGAATgctttggccaagaagcagctcaagtCACTCCCTCTCACTATTATTGGGGGATTAGACAAAACAGGAGAGGCGTGGAGGATTCTGAAGCATGGAGAAAATCACGGAACTCGACTGGTCATTGTGCCGGACCACAAGGCATGA
- a CDS encoding l-asparaginase II domain-containing protein — protein MTIQSHNDSYVVIDRNGIVENKHLVHAVVVDSTGQLLLSLGDPSRITLLRSAAKPAQALAVVETGALEQFGFDEVDLALMCASHSSEERHVARAQQMLAKSQHVEDQLRCGGHPSINLAIAREWIKRGFEPTGVYNNCSGKHAGMLAGAKAIAAASDDYHLLTHPIQTRVRQVVEELAGLDEQDVRWGLDGCNMPAPALPLFHLAKIYASFAQASDALASGNPTANRVQHMGRIFNAMSRNPEMVGGEGRFDTLLMRAFNGAIIGKVGADGCYGIGLRESERTESLGAVGAIGIAVKIEDGNLDILYAAVAEILEQLKVCSREDIQALETYHHPKIRNTMGIVTGTTSFQFSFQSERGMSIF, from the coding sequence ATGACAATACAATCTCATAACGACAGTTATGTCGTCATCGACAGAAACGGCATTGTTGAAAACAAGCACTTGGTCCATGCTGTCGTCGTGGACTCTACCGGGCAACTTCTGCTTTCCCTTGGCGATCCCTCTCGTATAACGTTGCTTCGCTCTGCAGCCAAGCCTGCTCAAGCGCTGGCGGTTGTGGAAACTGGTGCCCTTGAACAGTTTGGctttgatgaggttgatCTAGCACTTATGTGTGCCTCACACAGCAGCGAAGAACGGCATGTTGCACGGGCTCAGCAAATGCTAGCGAAATCACAGCACGTTGAAGATCAGTTGCGCTGTGGTGGTCATCCTTCAATCAACTTAGCTATCGCCCGAGAATGGATAAAGCGTGGATTCGAGCCAACCGGAGTTTATAACAATTGCTCCGGAAAACACGCGGGTATGCTAGCCGGAGCTAAAGCTATTGCCGCCGCCTCAGACGACTATCACCTTCTCACACATCCGATTCAGACTAGAGTTAGGCAGGTGGTAGAGGAATTGGCAGGTCTGGATGAACAAGATGTTCGGTGGGGGCTTGACGGTTGCAATATGCCAGCTCCCGCGCTACCGCTCTTCCATCTTGCCAAGATTTATGCTTCATTTGCTCAAGCATCAGATGCATTGGCAAGCGGCAATCCAACCGCCAACAGAGTACAACATATGGGGCGGATATTTAACGCCATGTCACGAAACCCTGAGATGGTTGGCGGCGAGGGTCGATTTGATACGCTCCTTATGCGTGCTTTTAATGGCGCTATCATCGGCAAAGTCGGGGCCGATGGCTGCTATGGGATCGGACTGCGTGAGTCCGAGCGGACCGAAAGCCTTGGGGCTGTGGGCGCAATTGGTATTGCGGTCAAGATTGAAGATGGGAACTTAGATATACTCTATGCGGCCGTGGCCGAAATCTTGGAACAGCTCAAGGTTTGTAGCCGAGAAGACATACAGGCTCTGGAGACATATCATCATCCTAAAATTCGCAACACAATGGGCATCGTTACCGGTACCACGAGCTTCCAGTTCAGTTTTCAGTCGGAAAGAGGGATGTCGATCTTTTAG
- a CDS encoding fumarylacetoacetate (FAA) hydrolase family domain-containing protein, protein MARNWTHLIRFIADEDNQIHLGQVDSTINPDVGLDTYNRKHVQARLIVGSAFDGTVTDKIMTVKQLLSPLDYHDVPLVRCLGLNYYDHAIEAKMPIPKEPVLFIKPRTAISSPHPTTINVAKIGQDDSSDYEAELAFIIAKDGRDIPEEKAGEYVLGYTCSNDVSVRSQQFKNSQWCFSKGFDGSAPIGPVLVSPDAIGDPGNLAIQAIYNGDTVQDSNTRELIFNVNKIISFLSQGTTLERGTVVMTGTGPGIGSLRNPKIFLRDGDDIRVYIERIGTLINRTYYE, encoded by the exons ATGGCACGCAACTGGACACACCTGATACGCTTCATAGCAGATGAAGATAATCAGATTCATCTTGGTCAAGTTGATTCAACCATTAATCCAGATGTCGGATTGGATACCTACAACAGGAAGCATGTTCAGGCGCGTCTAATAGTTGGATCGGCCTTTGACGGCACCGTAACGGACAAAATCATGACAGTAAAGCAG CTTCTATCGCCTTTAGATTACCACGATGTTCCTTTGGTTCGCTGTCTTGGACTAAATTACTACGACCATGCTATCGAGGCAAAAATGCCCATCCCCAAGGAACCAGTGCTTTTCATCAAGCCTAGAACTGCGATTAGTTCACCGCATCCGACCACCATTAATGTCGCTAAAATAGGACAAGATGATTCCAGCGATTACGAAGCCGAGCTTGCATTTATAATTGCAAAGGACGGAAGGGATATACCGGAAGAGAAGGCTGGAGAATACGTTCTTGGATATACATGCAGTAACGACGTATCTGTCAGGAGTCAGCAGTTTAAGAATAGTCAGTGGTGCTTTTCCAAAGGATTTGACGGATCAGCCCCCATAGGGCCCGTTTTGGTCAGTCCAGATGCTATTGGTGACCCAGGCAACCTGGCAATTCAGGCAATATACAACGGAGATACAGTGCAGGATTCAAATACTAG GGAGCTTATCTTCAACGTCAACAAGATAATATCCTTTTTATCGCAAGGTACAACACTTGAACGAGGGACCGTGGTCATGACTGGCACTGGTCCAGGGATAGGATCTCTGAGGAATCCGAAAATATTTCTGCGAGACGGAGATGACATAAGAGTATATATCGAAAGAATTGGGACGCTTATCAATAGGACATACTATGAATAG
- a CDS encoding fungal specific transcription factor domain-containing protein, translated as MGLLPVQKDCRYPSTAQKPGPKLGSFHKRKARSSRHRHNDPNIPVPQLPKRRSDDDSGKGLDAEDVPLQHLLAHKAKSNSISSWILHHFHEKQAYYEDTEDSRKSSCSPQAHFFPTPPKTIQHDNTTHVCAALEICEDEFLQLIDLYFSDLTSVSLFHRPSFQLRINSELDPEQATALLASMFSLSAKHLCNDRDDTRKEVLNPSKFYEIASNLVHKQLRNCGDKSPPLFLLQAFIMTTYYELVSGVRGVAWRSLGAVIRIAYELRLHLVDLPLKLSSTKTDMDPVEVWMAKEERRRAWWTIWEFEVFATTIRKCPLGMDPEQHATLLPVDDKFWFNGEKKPSCFFEKDPVLRWKELKNSDNESGRAWFIVINSFMRDAHSLSNASVPVESSSDEDTGSYGDNCVSCFTLSLPQELRYRSEHLFSSPSGQDQMYARRRDSEKQTIHAMIQLAKIMILHKDCFRNDYRAAEREDDTNVFSNTASSPWPGESSSHPNSVWSRYLDAADNVVSIVRNASIDHIRYGDPLLVNTFWIIAAIQLVQRTFAKTKSEKVMAQSSFDLLRLTLIQHEQYWNTSPVLLQNLDKLQSTLSSIRAHVVSRSSAMNQPSAAPHSPEESTPHVHGDTSLKNNGSPVCKDLEESEQNNATDCVQQIDMTSCEGTFSLDSGDYVCDASLDGSNLDFALDLPIDTIFSEIWQNSQQNDLCTVDDILGPYIYPDNLL; from the exons ATGGGCCTGCTACCAGTGCAAAAG GATTGCCGCTATCCATCGACAGCCCAAAAGCCTGGCCCGAAACTTG GGAGCTTCCATAAGCGCAAGGCCAGATCTTCTCGTCATCGACACAACGACCCGAATATACCCGTTCCGCAGCTTCCCAAAAGACGTTCAGACGATGATTCCGGTAAAGGTTTGGACGCCGAAGATGTTCCTTTACAACATCTTCTAGCACACAAAGCAAAGTCCAATAGTATATCAAGCTGGATATTACATCATTTCCACGAGAAACAGGCTTACTATGAGGACACCGAGGACAGTCGTAAGAGTTCCTGCTCTCCTCAGGCACACTTCTTCCCAACCCCGCCAAAGACAATACAGCATGACAATACCACGCATGTTTGCGCAGCGTTGGAAATATGTGAGGATGAGTTTCTTCAATT AATAGACTTATACTTCTCCGATCTCACTTCAGTTTCACTATTCCACCGACCAAGCTTTCAATTGCGCATCAATAGCGAGCTTGACCCTGAACAAGCCACTGCTTTACTTGCTTCTATGTTCTCACTGTCTGCTAAGCATCTATGTAATGACAGAGATGACACTCGAAAAGAGGTGCTAAATCCATCCAAGTTCTACGAAATCGCGTCGAATTTGGTTCACAAGCAGTTGCGAAATTGTGGTGACAAATCACCTCCATTATTCCTCCTTCAGGCTTTCATTATGACAACATACTACGAACTGGTCAGTGGTGTTCGCGGAGTCGCATGGCGGTCACTGGGAGCGGTGATTAGAATTGCATACGAACTTCGACTTCATCTCGTCGATCTACCTCTGAAACTGTCTTCCACCAAAACTGATATGGATCCTGTAGAGGTATGGATGgctaaagaagaaagacggaGAGCGTGGTGGACTATTTGGGAATTTGAAGTTTTCGCGACTACCATACGCAAGTGCCCACTCGGCATGGACCCAGAACAACATGCCACGCTTTTGCCTGTTGACGACAAATTCTGGTTCAATGGCGAGAAAAAGCCAAGTTGCTTCTTTGAGAAAGATCCGGTACTTCGATGGAAAGAACTGAAAAATAGCGACAATGAAAGTGGCAGAGCCTGGTTCATAGTCATCAATTCTTTCATGCGAGACGCGCACTCTCTATCGAATGCATCCGTCCCTGTTGAATCTTCTAGCGATGAGGATACTGGATCTTACGGGG ACAACTGCGTCTCTTGCTTTACGCTGTCGTTACCTCAAGAGCTTCGTTATCGTTCAGAGcatttattttcttccccATCAGGTCAGGATCAAATGTATGCGCGACGGAGAGACAGCGAAAAGCAGACGATCCATGCAATGATTCAACTTGCCAAGATAATGATACTTCACAAAGATTGCTTCCGTAACGACTACCGAGCAGCCGAGAGAGAGGACGACACGAACGTATTCAGTAACACCGCATCCTCGCCATGGCCAGGCGAATCCAGCTCACATCCAAACTCTGTATGGTCAAGGTACCTTGATGCCGCAGATAATGTCGTTAGTATCGTCCGGAACGCGTCGATCGACCACATTCGCTATGGAGACCCTCTCTTAGTAAATACTTTCTGGATAATAGCTGCGATACAGCTTGTACAAAGAACATTTGCGAAAACAAAATCTGAGAAAGTCATGGCGCAGTCCAGCTTTGATTTGCTGCGCCTGACGTTGATACAACATGAGCAATATTGGAATACCTCACCTGTACTTTTACAGAACCTGGACAAGCTACAAAGTACTCTGAGTAGCATAAGGGCTCATGTTGTCTCAAGGTCTTCTGCCATGAATCAGCCTAGTGCAGCTCCTCACTCACCAGAAGAGTCTACTCCTCATGTC CATGGTGATACCAGTTTGAAGAATAATGGTTCCCCAGTTTGTAAAGATCTGGAAGAAAGTGAGCAGAACAATGCAACGGACTGTGTGCAACAGATTGACATGACCTCTTGTGAGGGCACTTTCTCACTTGATAGCGGCGATTATGTTTGTGATGCAAGCCTTGATGGCTCAAATCTGGACTTTGCCTTGGATTTGCCAATTGATACCATTTTTTCCGAGATTTGGCAGAATTCACAGCAGAATGACCTATGTACTGTTGATGACATTCTGGGGCCTTATATATATCCCGACAACTTGCTATAA